One uncultured Draconibacterium sp. genomic window, TGACGGTGCTGCCCGTTTTTCTACGTTTTACGGATTGTACATGCTCGATGCTTTGTCGATGGCCGGAATGCAAAATAAGGCACTGGATATTATAGATGCTTATTGGGGGGGCATGCTCGATATGGGAGCAACTACTTTTTGGGAAGATTTTAATATTGAGTGGATGGAAAACTCGGCCCGCCTTGATGAATTTACTCCGGAAGGAATGAATGATATTCATGGCTCATTTGGAGATTATTGTTATCCGAGCTACCGGCACAGCTTATGTCACGGATGGTCATCAGGAGTTACGGCCTGGCTGACAAAAAATGTTTTGGGAATAAAAGTGATGGAACCGGGCTGTAAAACATTAAAAATTGAACCACATCTTGGGAACCTGGATTGGGTTGAAGGAAGTTTTCCAACGCCGCTGGGAGTGGTTCAGGTAAAACATACAAAGTTACCCAATGGCAAAATTCAATCAAAGATTGATGCTCCGGAGGGGATTCGAATCTTGTAATATTGATGGTTTTGGAAAGAATTACATCTGTATTTTCGTTTGAATCATGAGCAATGGGAAAACTTTTTTTAAAGATACGATTGCAATATAACCTGAAGATTGACCTTGGTTTTTGTGATACTAAGACGAGTTAGTTTTTCTTCTCGGTTTTGCAAAAAAGGACTTCAAAATTTGAAATCCTTTTTTTTGATATAGGTTTAATTGGCTTTTAGAAACTGTTATTTGAAATTGTTTAAATATTCTCTTCAGTTTCATTTAACGTACTCGCGTTAATACTTAAATTTTGCACCTGATTTAATTTTGTTCAGTCTTTCGCTCATTGTGTCAAGATGATACTTGTAAACATCCCTTGGAGTACAGCTATTTTCTTTACACACTGCTGCTGCATACCCCACTACTACTCCCATTTGAGTTGTTGTATGCATTACTCTTGGGCTACCTAATCCAACATGGGTAGCCGAAAAACATCGCCCGGCCATAAACAGGTTGTCAATGTCTTTTGAATACAGACATCTGTAAGGAATTTTATATTGTTGAATACGGGTAAATTCGGCTTCAGTCAAAAAATCATATTTGCCTCCTCGCGGATAGTGTATGTCAATAGAGCGGGCTTCTTCTACAAAACCATCTTTAAAATCAGGACGGTTTATTACATCGCTCTCTTTTAACACATAGTCGCCCATTATTCGCCTCGATTCACGTCGCCCTGCAACATAAGCCATCCATTTTAGTTTCAGATTGGCATTTTCCGGATCTTGTTTCACATTGTACCAGTTTCCATAAATGGCCCGAAACATATGGTCGCGTATTTCTTCTGCATCGTAAATCGTATTCAGAAACAAACCATATTCCCAAAACCATTCGCCACGGGTTGCTTTATAATCTTTGGCTACGTCCATGGCCCACGGAACTTCCTGCCATCCAACCTGCATATTGTTTTCCGGATTTGTATTTCCGAGATTCTCTATTTTTACTGAATTCCACAAAATTGAATTTCCCATGGTCATGCCATCGCCTTTCTCTGGTGCAAGCGATTCACCAAATTCTTCGCGCGATTCGCGTCCCATATGTACTTCGCATCCGGCCCAGTATCCAATCCATCCGTCACCGGTTGCATCAACAAACAAAGGGGCTTCAAACCGGCTTTCTTTATGAGAATGCGTGTTAAAACAATCAACACCGGTAATTTTAGTTCCCTCCTTATGAACGGCATATGCCCGGGTATTTGGAAATACATGAATGTTTTTTTCAGCACGAACCACATTTTCAATGGTGTCGTTTGCTAAAATGGCTTCGGCATCGCCGTTTGGATAATGTTCGGTACTTAATTCCTGCACAATGGTATAAAACTCGAGTCCTTCGGTGTGTACTCTGATTTCTTTACTTGCATTTCCTCCAAGTATCGGCCTATCGTTAATGAGTGCCACTTTTAATCCCTGACGGGCTGCTGCAACTGCTGCGCCACAACCTGCCAGTCCGCCACCAACAACAACCAAATCAAAATTGCCGGCATTTTGAGGTGGGGGAATGCCCAGTTTTTCTTTTCGCCAGCTTGTCATTTCCTCCAGATCAACAGGTGGATGATCATTCTTATCTTTCGAAAAGTAAATGGCATCGCAACGGCCTTCGAATCCGGTTTCATCTTTTAACTCAATTTGAAGTTGTTTGGAACCGTCGACTTTTATTTTTCCTGCAGCAACCCATTGCCAACCTTCGTTTACGCCAAAGCTCTGATTGAATTCCTTGCCATTGAATATTAGTTTAAAAGTACCTGGTGTTGCCGGATGATCGGGAACCCAATCCTTGGTGCGTACCCAAAAATAATATTTCCCACTTTCGGGAAACGAAACTGAGGTTTTCGCATTTTCAACCGGTTCGCCCATTCCGTGTGCCAGTAAATAAGGAGATCCCATTGAAGGAATAAACTGCTGATCAACAACCCAACCTCCCTTTTCGATAAAGCTTTCGGTTTCAACCAAAACACTTACGGTTTGTGCAAATGCCAGGTGCCCTGCCAGCAACATTAAAGCCAATACAATCTTTCTTGTCATATCTGTTTTTCTCTGGTTATATTCTATTTTAATTTTTTACTCTAATTATATTGCAGCCAGGTTGTTGCCACACAATCTTCGCCAGCCGAAAAGCGGATCCAGCGTGCCTGAAAACTTTCAGGGAAATCGTATTTAAATGTTTCTTTAGGTTTAACAGTTACTTTTTTGTACAACATCCAAGGGCCATGACCGATGGGTTCAACTTCAATACTAAAAGTTACTGCATGATCTTTATCGTGTGAAATTTCGAGACTTCGTTTGTCGTAAAATCCAATTAAATAAGCATCAGATGGAGTATTGGCTTTCACTTCTGAATCTTTCCACGGACCACCGTGCCCGGTTGGTTTACCCATCTCCCATAAATCGTCGATTGCTCCAACCCAAACAGCTGCTTTTTCATCCTGCGAAACAACAACATGTTCACTGGCTTTCACATCTGAATCTAAGCCCGTCATTACTAGGATTCCGCGGTACGAGGCATAATCATGAATCCTAAAATCATGCGAAGTTATGGGCCTGATTTTGGCAAAACCATCGGCATTTTCAGCAGGCAATTCGTAAAAAGTACCTGCACAGTTTAGTAAATCACGCTCGGTTGCAACTTCCCTGCAAATGCGTAGTTGAGAAGAATTTGTTAGTTTCTCATACGAATCGTTACCAAGTGGTAATCTCCAGCGACGGCCGGTATCGTCAATAATCAGAACCGATGAATTATCGAATTGCACCACATTTTCCGGAATGGCAAATTTTTCTTTAATAAATTGATTTGTTTTTGGATCGTCTTTACGCTCCAGATTCAGATTTTCATCCAATTCGTAATATCCGGTCTCAGACGCATTTCCATTTGTGAACTTCACGGCTGAAATACCAAGTGCTCTGCGATTATCTCCCAAACCATACAGTAATCCACCCAATGTTTCTTGTTCGTTGCTTTTTGTAATACCTCGAAACATACTTGCCGGATTTGATTTTCTGTCTTCCGAAGCGGTGTAATTAAAACTTACCGTTGCCTTTGTTGATGCATTTACAGATACACGAATCCACTCTCCGGTTTCATTTTCTGCAAATTCAATATACTCTGAATTCCCCGGTGCCACATCATAACTTTTCAACTTACTAAAATCTCCGGTACCGTTTTTATCTACTTCAAAGCTAAATTTAACTTTACTTTTTCCGTTGTTATTAATCCAGGTACATCGTTTTTTCCATCCGGCAAACAAAAATGGCTCAGAGTTATCGCCGGCTTTAACATCGTTGTTTAACCATACCGATCCCGATGCTGTAGCCGGACCAATGTGGTCGGGTTTTTCAGTCGATGTAAACCAAAGATTTGAGTTCGACTGACCGGGACCTTCAATAGTACCTTTTTGTTTTCTTTTATTTAGAAATTCTTTTTGTGCCGAATCGTCGCAGCCAAAAACAAGTTGATTATTCCATCGGGTAAAGTCGCCAATTACTTTTAAATAGGCACTTCGCGGACGAATACCGGCAGAATGTTTTGCAGTAAAATCTCCGGGGAAACGCCAGAACATTCCGTGCATGGTCATTAAATAGTCCGGATTTTTTTCAGTTCCCACATTCCGGATTCTTGGCCATTCGGTATTCCAGCCATGAGCGCCGTCGTAACTGTGACTTGCTTTTGGTAAACGATAAAAATCCCAGCCGGTTTTTGGGTTGCGAACACCTACCAGAATGGATTTGTGATCCCAACCGGTTGCCCAAATCGGATCGGTCTCAGGGTTTGGATTTCCATAAATTCCGCCCGGACCCGTAATTTCGACAAACTGGTTTCTACGAATAACTTCCCAGTCTTTTCCATCCCATTCGGCCAAAACTCCGGCTTTAACATCAAATTGACGCTGGGCTTCCTGCGTTGCCTCTCCATTGTTCGAAAAAACCATTACTCCCTGACCTGAATAAAGGCCTTTGCCATGTGCTCCGGGCAAGGTTGCATTGTTTGGATTTACACCCGTATCATTGTGCTTAATATTGTCTCCTTCTTTTCGATTTCCATCCTTATAAAGTTCATTTACTTCCAGTGTGTTCACATCCACTTCATAAAATCCCTCTTCCATTGTTCCATAATAGATTTTGTTTTCAGGATAGGTTAAATGGCGGGCATTTCCGGTGTGTCGTCCCGGCATTACAGACCAGGGAATCACCCGAACGTTACGATTTGTATCGATGGCATAAGGCCCGATAAACAGTTGGTTACTTTCTTTATGGATCATTCGGTTGGCAGGAGTTCCACCAATACTTTCTTCACGAGTTATCTGTTCGAACTTAGGTGTTATTTCATACAGTTTATCTGAAGACCCGAACGGAAGATGCGGGCCGTATGAAATTACCCACAAACGATCGGCCCAGGGAACAACTGCACCGGTTCCACATTCTCCTTCGTTATTGTAATAGGCTAACCCGGGATAGATTCCGCTAACCTGAACCGGTTCCTGTTTAATTTCTTTTTTAGGTTGGCAAGCAATTGCCAGAGCCAAGACTACTAATAATGAAACTTGTTTTAACATCTTGAGTTTTATTGATTTTCATCTATATAATACCGATTCCCTGAATTTGTACTACTCGGATTCTATTTTCATGGAATAATTTTTAAACTATTCAAGGTAGCCGAATTTCCGCAGAAAATTATCGGTTAAATCCCTTATTGTGTAAAAATCAGTGGTCAGGTCTTTTTTATAATAAAAAATTGGATGTCCTGCTCCTTCAATCAACCGGAGATCACAATTTACCCCATTTATTTTCATTTTCGATTTAAATTCTTCAGCTGTTTTAACGGGTATTAGCTGATCTTTTGTGCCCAGAATAAATAGGGCAGGAGGTGTTGTTGGATTGATATTGTGCAAAGGCGAAATTTCCGGGTATTTCTCTTTTATTGTTTTTGGTCCGTAACCATTTAGGCTGTTATCGATTACTGCGTAGTATAATACCAGTAAATTAGGTTTATAATTCGTATTTGACGACGTGCTGCCTGTTTCATTTAAAGTGCCGGTGGCTGCTGCCAGATGTCCTCCTGCGGATGCACCTGCCGCAACAATCCGATCGGGATCGATGTTCCAGTCAGCGGCATTCTTTCGTATCCAGCGAATTACGTCTTTTGCATCCTCCACACTTTCGAATGGTGACGAGTGGTTCAGGAATGCAATCCTGTAATCAGCAGATATGGCAACCATTCCTTTTGATGCGTAGTAAGCACACTCGCGGTAAAACTGTAAGGGAGTTCCATGTGTCCATCCACCTCCAAAAAAGAATACAATGGCCGGACGTTTTACCTTTTTACCGAAGTCTTCAGGTTTAAAAATATGCAATAGAAGTTCTCCCTCTTTAACATTTTTATAACTGACAATTTGGGGATGAAAAGATTGTTCGGGAGTAGGTAAAACCTGTTTTAAGGTTTGGAACCAGACGTCTGCCATCAACTTTGCTCCATCGGGATTTGGGTGCACTTTATCGCTGATGCTATGTATTTCCCAGTCAAAATCTTTTGATTGATCAACTAGGATTACATTGGGCAGATTAAAATCCGCCACCATGTTTCCAATGTGTTCATTTAGTTCGGGGATATAAGAATACTTCGGTAATTTTCCACTTTCAATCACTTTAGCCACCAGAATTTTTGCCTTGGGATTAATTGCCAGAATTTTATTTATAATCGATTTTTGCGCCTGAATTATTCCATCAACCGGATTTTCGGTATTAAAATGGTTGTGCCCCGAATGAAGCAAAACCACATCGGCCGGATAAATTCTGTAGATACTATCAATTTGGGCCTCCAAAAACTCTGCATTTTTTCCGCTGAATCCACAATGACTGATGGTTCCGATTCTACATTTACTGCTTCGCGGGCCAATAAAATCGACATGATATCCCGCTGTAAATAGCCTTTCCCATAAAGGGAACAAATACGAATGAAAAGTTTTTCCTCCTTCCGTAATGGAATCGCCCAGTCCAAGTATTGTTATACGTTTGTTGGTTTCACTCTCTTTTTCTTGCTGTGCTTTACTGCTGCACGAACTCAAAACCAAAACGCCAAAAACTGAGACTACAAATAACAAGCGGAAACTACAAAAGGGCAACTTATTTTTAAACATCTTACTAAAATCAGATTTTTACTTTCAGTTTTCAACGACATATTCGTACAAACAATACGAGAACTCCCGGGGTAAATCGAACCGAATTTCCTGCCTGGAATTTGGAGTGGAAACGATCTTTTTGCCTTCACCCAAAACAGGAGTCAGAACAACATTTTTTCCCTCAGGAATTTGTGTTTCCATCAAACAGGAAGCTTCCTTATTTTTCTCGCGAAACACCAGAAGGTATCCGCTTTTTTCGTCTTTAACGGACTGAAATCCCGTCCAACCATATCCACTTGGTTCTTCTCCGATCGGATAAACATCGCCGGAATGAATGTCTGCCTGAATGCTTCTGTATTTTTTTATTACCGATCCGATTTCCATTGCTTCCTGCGGTAAACCAGTGCCCTCGAACCAGGCCAGCGGCTGCGCAATCATGGTAATTGCAAACTGGTACTCGAATGGAATGTTATAGGGTGCAAGAATATCCTCTTCACCATAAACATCCTTGTTTCGCCATTTATTTAAAAATTCAATCTGAAAGTTTTGTGCAGGCACGTAGGCCGACAACTGCCACAGGTTGCGCAGTGTCCAGTGCGGGTAATAATTGCCCCAATCGGTATATCGGTTCTCCAAAAAAATATTGCCATACGAATTCATATAATGATAACCGGTTCTGTTTCCGGCTGTTGCATCGAGGTTGATTACAACATTTCCTCCGGATTCAGTCGATACCTTTTCGAAAAGCAAACGTAAACGGTGATCCGACATTTTATCGGGCAGCTGCGTACCATCTATTTTAAAATAACGGATGTCGTAGTTTTTATATAAATCCAAAATAATATCGGCGTCAGTTTTCCAACTTTCGTAGCTGTTGTAGTTGCTCGGATGAAACCAAAGGCCCAGTTGAATACCTTTATTGCGGGCATATTCAACAATGGGTTTAAATCCGTTTGGCAAACGTTCTGCGTGTGGTTTCCAGTCGTTTTTATCCCATGCATCCCACTTGTTTCCGCTCGATAGGGCAGAATTACTCGAAAGTCCCTGCTGCCAACCGTCGTCAACCTGAAAATGCGAAACACCCAGTTTTTCGCAGGCGTCCAGTTCAGCTTTTAAAAATGGCTCGCTAATACTTGCATCTTTATTCCGGTCGCCCCAGGTATTCATCATAATCATTTCATCGCGCTCCGGAATTGTTTTGCGAACAGAGTTTTGATACGTGTGTAGTGCGTGCGTGAATCCGACATCAGTTCCGTCGTAAACTCCAATTACAGAACCGTAAAGCATTACCCATTCACCTTCGATTAATTTTTCACCTGAAATTCCCGCGCCTTCAACACTTATATTGTTTCGAACGGATTTGAAATCGTAGCCCGGATAACTCAATTGTACAAACGAACAAGGAGCAACTTTTAAAACGAACATGCCCGGTTCTTCGGGGCGATCTGAAGATATCTGCAAGAGATTGCCTTTTAACTTTAATTCGTTTCTAAAAGTCAATACTTCCTGCTTCTTTACCAGATTATTATTGTGATCGGTTCTGTCGAAAAACTCAACTGCCTTAAGTGCAGGATATTTAATGCCTGAATTAATCTCTTCCAACTTTACCGGAATCTGTAAAAAGTCGTTGGCATTTTCGAACCCGGAATTCTTTTCAATCCAAATGTAATTTTCGCAGGCAATTGCAGGAATATTCTCAGTAATTCGAAAGATTCGTTTCAACTTAAAATTTCCATAGTCGAGTAAAACTTCGGCTTTTAAACAGGCATAATGAATATTGTCTTCGGCAACCTGTTCGGTTTTAAATGAAGATTTTTGAACTGAAAACTTTTTGGAAACAAGAAATGCAGGCTGAGCTGAATTTTGAAGGAGATTTTTTGCACTTTGAAGTTCAGTCAGATTAAGCGAAACCAGCTCTCCGTTATTCCAGAGAAACTGTCTTTCTATCAACGAATTTGAAAGAGTCAACGTGTCTCCCTTTAAAAATGCTTTTGTTTGGCAGTTCCCCCAAAAGATGGAAACCACTACAAATGCAAGGGTGAAGAAAACTCTGCCAGCTGTTTTTATAAGTACAGAATTCATTTTCATTGTAAAAGATTTAAGTTGGTTCTGTAAAAGATCTTGTCTTCCTAATACGCTGAATACCTTCCCATAAAGGCATTCCCTGATTTAGGAAACAAGTTCGAATTTAGTCAAAAATGAGACCTCTAAAAATTAGTTACTCGTTCTTTGCTTTTGCTCTACAAAATAGGGTTGATAATTATAGGCTGAATTTTCATCCCATTTCTCGTTTATATTTGGCAGTAACCTTTTTAGCTGGCTTTTCGTTGCTCTTAAACTGTCAACTTTTGCAAGGTTGTACCACTCGCTTGGATCCCTAAAATGATCATATAACTCTTCCCCTCCATCTTCGTACCGAATGTACCTGAATTGCTCTGTCCGCACGGCATGATTATTCATTCCGTATGTGGTAATTGCATTTAAATCGTTTCTATCAATGCTACTGTTTTTAATCAGGGAGACTAAACTTATTCCTTCGTTTCGTTCGTATTTAGGCAGGCCACACAATTCCAGTAACGTTGGGTATACCGATAACATCTCTGCCGGTTGATCAATCACTTTTCCTTTTGGAATTCCCGCGCCTGCAAACATAAGCGGTGCATTTGTTGCTTCTTCCCAAAGCGCATGTTTTGCGAAAGTTCCCTTCTCGCCCAGTCGATAACCATGATCGGACCACAAAACAATTACAGTATTTTCAGCATATTCACTTTTTTCGAGTGCCTGTAATACCCGGCCAACCTCATAATCAACAAAACTTACACAAGCCAGATACGCCTGAATAATATTTGCCCACTGGTTATTTTCAATAGCCCATTTTGTGCTTGGCATCATTGGCAAATCATTAATTTTCAGGCCAACTTCCGGAATATCATCCAAATCATCCTCTTTGTACGCAGTCATTGCCAGTTGTTCAACCGGATGCATGTCGAACCATTTTTGCGGAACATACCACGGCACATGCGGACGAACAAAACCAACTCCAAGAAAAAAAGGTTTGTCGTATTGTTGGTTGAGGCGCTCTATCACCCAATCGGCGCTATGATGATCCGGCATTAAGGTATCAGTTTCCGGAAATGCTCCCCAGTCAGTACTGGTTTTTCCATATCCTTCTCCGGCTGTTCCCTTTCCATCCCAAACCAAACGTTCTTTGGGTAATGGACCAAATCCACGAATTCGGCCACCAGACTCGTCAAAAGCCCCTTCCGGTGCGTGTTCGTGAAATAGTTTTCCAATCCCCATTGTATGGTACCCCTGATTTCTAAAATACTCAGGAAGGAAAACAATGTCTTTTGTGGCAGGATTTTCTGAACGAATTTTGTTGTCATCAATCATTCCGTAAATACCGGTTGTAGATGGACGCAAGCCCGACATTAACGAAGCCCGCGATGGACCACAAAGGGGAGCCTGACAATACGCATGTGTAAAAAGCACACCTTCCGAAGCTAACTTATCGAGGTTTGGTGTTTTGGTATTGGGATGGCCGTTCATGCATCCCAACCAGTTGTTTAAATCGTCGACTGCTATAAAAAGAACATTTGGAGGTTTTATACTTTCCTCCTTTTTCGACTGGGGATGGCATCCAGATAAAAAAGCAAGTAATATAACTGTCAGGAAGCTGTTTTGTAGTTTAAAAATCAGGTTCATCTTAATTGGTTTATCATGTTATTTACCTTCCTCGAACGGTACTATTTTTTCCCCGGTAAGCCGGTCAAACTTGTCAGGGGTTGGATGCTCTGCAACCTTGTCGTTGGTTTCCTCTACCCATTTTTCGTACTCCGTCCTCATTTTTGTTAAGGCCTCTGCATACTCCGGGTCATCAACCAAATTATTAAACTGGTGCGGATCATTTTTTAAATCATATAACTCTTCCTTTGACCGTGGAGCAACAAAACAATCCATCTGCTCCTCAGTAAGTTGTCCCAGGCTTTTTAAACGAATCATTTCCTGGTAAGTAATACTAACTACGGCATCGGCAGGAGGTGTGGCGTTTAACTCAGGAAAAGCATTCCAAACATATAAAAACTGCTCGTTACGAACTTGTCGCTCGTGCGCCTGATAATCGTGCCAGTTGTGTTCCGAAAAAGTATATTCCCGTGTTTTGGCATTTGCATCATGTAGAATTGGAGCAAACGATTTGCCCTGAAAAACATCAGGCACCTTACCACCAGCCAGCTCAACAAAAGTTGGAGCAATATCAATCGAACTCACTAAACTGTTACTGACTGTGCCCTGTGCAATATTTTCCGGCCAGCGAACAATAAAAGGTGTTTTCACCCCACTGTTATACATTCGGGTTTTACAACGAGGGAAAGGTCTGCCATTATCCGACATGTAAATTACCAGCGTATTTTCATCTTCACCCTGAGCTTTTAACTCATCCATTACTTTCCCGATGTATGAATCCAACCGGGCAATTTCATCATAATACATGGCTAAATCCTTTCGGGTTGAGTCATTATCAGGTAAATACGGAGGTACAATTACTGTGGATGGGTCGTGTGGATTGGCTATAATATTTGGTTTATAAATCCGATGCGGATCTTTTGAAGCCAGCCACAGGAAAAATGGCTTATCTTTTGGCCTCTCTTTTAAGGCTTCCAACCATTTCTCACATCCTGAGTCTCCGATATCTTTGGTGTAAATTGTATCAAATTCAGACCGGCTTGGTCCAATATGGTACTTACCTGATGATACTGTATAATAACCTGCCTTTTGTAGTTCCCCTGCAAACAACAATTTGTCGGCAGGAAGAGGCATATGCAATTCAGGAGCCTCCGTATTGTGCGGATAAAGCCCGGTTAAAATACTACACCGACTGGGACTGCACGAACTGGTAGTTAGCATGGCATTGGTAAAACGCATGCCTTCTTTTGCCAGTTGGTCAATATTTGGTGTGTGGATTGCTGTATTGCCATACACACCGGAATCGTC contains:
- a CDS encoding sulfatase, whose translation is MNLIFKLQNSFLTVILLAFLSGCHPQSKKEESIKPPNVLFIAVDDLNNWLGCMNGHPNTKTPNLDKLASEGVLFTHAYCQAPLCGPSRASLMSGLRPSTTGIYGMIDDNKIRSENPATKDIVFLPEYFRNQGYHTMGIGKLFHEHAPEGAFDESGGRIRGFGPLPKERLVWDGKGTAGEGYGKTSTDWGAFPETDTLMPDHHSADWVIERLNQQYDKPFFLGVGFVRPHVPWYVPQKWFDMHPVEQLAMTAYKEDDLDDIPEVGLKINDLPMMPSTKWAIENNQWANIIQAYLACVSFVDYEVGRVLQALEKSEYAENTVIVLWSDHGYRLGEKGTFAKHALWEEATNAPLMFAGAGIPKGKVIDQPAEMLSVYPTLLELCGLPKYERNEGISLVSLIKNSSIDRNDLNAITTYGMNNHAVRTEQFRYIRYEDGGEELYDHFRDPSEWYNLAKVDSLRATKSQLKRLLPNINEKWDENSAYNYQPYFVEQKQRTSN
- a CDS encoding sulfatase, which gives rise to MMKPRINLIAIFLLGAFIFISCQDKKESIRQPNFIVFIADDAAWDDSGVYGNTAIHTPNIDQLAKEGMRFTNAMLTTSSCSPSRCSILTGLYPHNTEAPELHMPLPADKLLFAGELQKAGYYTVSSGKYHIGPSRSEFDTIYTKDIGDSGCEKWLEALKERPKDKPFFLWLASKDPHRIYKPNIIANPHDPSTVIVPPYLPDNDSTRKDLAMYYDEIARLDSYIGKVMDELKAQGEDENTLVIYMSDNGRPFPRCKTRMYNSGVKTPFIVRWPENIAQGTVSNSLVSSIDIAPTFVELAGGKVPDVFQGKSFAPILHDANAKTREYTFSEHNWHDYQAHERQVRNEQFLYVWNAFPELNATPPADAVVSITYQEMIRLKSLGQLTEEQMDCFVAPRSKEELYDLKNDPHQFNNLVDDPEYAEALTKMRTEYEKWVEETNDKVAEHPTPDKFDRLTGEKIVPFEEGK
- a CDS encoding alpha-galactosidase; the encoded protein is MKMNSVLIKTAGRVFFTLAFVVVSIFWGNCQTKAFLKGDTLTLSNSLIERQFLWNNGELVSLNLTELQSAKNLLQNSAQPAFLVSKKFSVQKSSFKTEQVAEDNIHYACLKAEVLLDYGNFKLKRIFRITENIPAIACENYIWIEKNSGFENANDFLQIPVKLEEINSGIKYPALKAVEFFDRTDHNNNLVKKQEVLTFRNELKLKGNLLQISSDRPEEPGMFVLKVAPCSFVQLSYPGYDFKSVRNNISVEGAGISGEKLIEGEWVMLYGSVIGVYDGTDVGFTHALHTYQNSVRKTIPERDEMIMMNTWGDRNKDASISEPFLKAELDACEKLGVSHFQVDDGWQQGLSSNSALSSGNKWDAWDKNDWKPHAERLPNGFKPIVEYARNKGIQLGLWFHPSNYNSYESWKTDADIILDLYKNYDIRYFKIDGTQLPDKMSDHRLRLLFEKVSTESGGNVVINLDATAGNRTGYHYMNSYGNIFLENRYTDWGNYYPHWTLRNLWQLSAYVPAQNFQIEFLNKWRNKDVYGEEDILAPYNIPFEYQFAITMIAQPLAWFEGTGLPQEAMEIGSVIKKYRSIQADIHSGDVYPIGEEPSGYGWTGFQSVKDEKSGYLLVFREKNKEASCLMETQIPEGKNVVLTPVLGEGKKIVSTPNSRQEIRFDLPREFSYCLYEYVVEN
- a CDS encoding FAD-dependent oxidoreductase, yielding MTRKIVLALMLLAGHLAFAQTVSVLVETESFIEKGGWVVDQQFIPSMGSPYLLAHGMGEPVENAKTSVSFPESGKYYFWVRTKDWVPDHPATPGTFKLIFNGKEFNQSFGVNEGWQWVAAGKIKVDGSKQLQIELKDETGFEGRCDAIYFSKDKNDHPPVDLEEMTSWRKEKLGIPPPQNAGNFDLVVVGGGLAGCGAAVAAARQGLKVALINDRPILGGNASKEIRVHTEGLEFYTIVQELSTEHYPNGDAEAILANDTIENVVRAEKNIHVFPNTRAYAVHKEGTKITGVDCFNTHSHKESRFEAPLFVDATGDGWIGYWAGCEVHMGRESREEFGESLAPEKGDGMTMGNSILWNSVKIENLGNTNPENNMQVGWQEVPWAMDVAKDYKATRGEWFWEYGLFLNTIYDAEEIRDHMFRAIYGNWYNVKQDPENANLKLKWMAYVAGRRESRRIMGDYVLKESDVINRPDFKDGFVEEARSIDIHYPRGGKYDFLTEAEFTRIQQYKIPYRCLYSKDIDNLFMAGRCFSATHVGLGSPRVMHTTTQMGVVVGYAAAVCKENSCTPRDVYKYHLDTMSERLNKIKSGAKFKY
- a CDS encoding alpha/beta hydrolase fold domain-containing protein, translating into MFKNKLPFCSFRLLFVVSVFGVLVLSSCSSKAQQEKESETNKRITILGLGDSITEGGKTFHSYLFPLWERLFTAGYHVDFIGPRSSKCRIGTISHCGFSGKNAEFLEAQIDSIYRIYPADVVLLHSGHNHFNTENPVDGIIQAQKSIINKILAINPKAKILVAKVIESGKLPKYSYIPELNEHIGNMVADFNLPNVILVDQSKDFDWEIHSISDKVHPNPDGAKLMADVWFQTLKQVLPTPEQSFHPQIVSYKNVKEGELLLHIFKPEDFGKKVKRPAIVFFFGGGWTHGTPLQFYRECAYYASKGMVAISADYRIAFLNHSSPFESVEDAKDVIRWIRKNAADWNIDPDRIVAAGASAGGHLAAATGTLNETGSTSSNTNYKPNLLVLYYAVIDNSLNGYGPKTIKEKYPEISPLHNINPTTPPALFILGTKDQLIPVKTAEEFKSKMKINGVNCDLRLIEGAGHPIFYYKKDLTTDFYTIRDLTDNFLRKFGYLE